The Flavobacterium sp. HJ-32-4 genome contains a region encoding:
- a CDS encoding Asp/Glu racemase, whose product MNTAPKKYRIGQIVPSSNVTMETEIPAIFRARETVLPERFTFHSSRMRMKKVTKEELEAMDAMSLKCALELSDAHVDVMGYACLVAIMSMGRGYHCVSEVNLHQETVANGFPTPIVTSAGALINGLTTLGAKKVAVITPYMRPLTDLVVDYIEHQGFEVVDSIALEIPDNLEVAAQNPMNLLEIYKRLDLTGVDVLVASACVQMPSLEAIDLLEQATGLPVTSAAVCTTYEMMKKLGIEAKAPIGGTLLSGRF is encoded by the coding sequence GTGAATACAGCACCTAAAAAATACCGCATCGGGCAGATCGTGCCCTCTTCGAACGTCACCATGGAAACCGAGATCCCGGCGATTTTTCGCGCGCGGGAGACCGTGTTACCTGAGCGCTTCACCTTCCACTCCAGCCGGATGCGCATGAAGAAAGTCACCAAAGAAGAACTCGAAGCCATGGACGCCATGAGCCTCAAATGTGCCCTCGAGCTCTCTGACGCCCACGTCGACGTGATGGGCTACGCCTGTCTGGTCGCCATCATGAGCATGGGCCGCGGCTACCATTGCGTGTCGGAGGTCAACCTCCACCAGGAAACCGTGGCGAACGGCTTCCCTACTCCAATTGTAACCAGCGCCGGTGCGCTCATCAATGGACTTACAACCCTCGGCGCCAAAAAAGTGGCCGTCATCACGCCCTATATGCGCCCCCTCACCGACCTCGTGGTCGATTATATCGAACACCAGGGGTTTGAGGTCGTCGACTCCATCGCCCTTGAAATCCCCGATAATCTGGAAGTCGCGGCCCAGAATCCGATGAACCTCCTCGAAATCTACAAACGTCTTGACCTGACCGGCGTTGACGTATTGGTCGCCTCGGCCTGTGTGCAGATGCCGTCGTTAGAGGCGATTGACCTGTTGGAACAAGCCACGGGTCTCCCGGTTACATCAGCCGCCGTGTGCACCACCTATGAAATGATGAAAAAACTCGGCATCGAAGCCAAAGCACCTATCGGCGGTACGCTGCTCAGTGGCCGGTTTTGA